In a genomic window of Gloeothece verrucosa PCC 7822:
- a CDS encoding DegT/DnrJ/EryC1/StrS family aminotransferase, with product MIPFINLKAQYVSIKEEINAVVAKVLESSQFILGEEVSTFEKEFAGYCDADYGIAVNSGTSALHLALLAAGVGAGDEVITVPFTFVATVAAICYTGARPVFVDIDPDSYNIDVTQIEKAITERTKAILPVHLYGQPADMEPILKIAQRHNLIVIEDAAQAHGAEYKGRRVGSMGDLGCFSFYPGKNLGAYGEGGIVVTNNPELAHKIFMLRDWGQEYKYHHVLKGYNYRMDAIQGAILQVKLSYLAQWTEARKIHAAFYEHLLANSDLITPKVKDFNSHVYHLYVVRSPQRDQLKQRLQEQEIYTGIHYPMPIHRLPAYLDLGYQLGDFPHSEQAAREVLSLPMYPELTPTQITQVAESIQKVTFNK from the coding sequence GTGATTCCTTTTATAAACTTAAAAGCCCAATATGTAAGCATTAAAGAGGAAATTAATGCTGTTGTTGCTAAAGTCTTAGAAAGTAGCCAATTTATATTAGGAGAAGAAGTATCAACTTTTGAGAAAGAATTTGCGGGTTACTGCGATGCAGATTACGGGATAGCTGTTAATAGTGGAACCAGTGCCCTCCATCTAGCTTTACTGGCGGCTGGTGTTGGTGCTGGTGACGAAGTGATCACAGTTCCCTTTACTTTTGTGGCTACAGTAGCAGCAATTTGTTATACAGGCGCTAGACCGGTTTTTGTCGATATTGATCCTGATTCTTACAACATAGATGTCACTCAAATTGAAAAAGCGATTACTGAACGGACAAAAGCTATTTTACCAGTGCATCTGTATGGCCAACCGGCAGATATGGAGCCAATTTTAAAGATAGCTCAACGACATAATTTAATTGTGATTGAAGATGCCGCTCAAGCTCATGGAGCAGAGTATAAAGGGCGAAGAGTTGGCAGTATGGGTGATTTAGGTTGTTTTAGTTTTTATCCGGGTAAAAATTTAGGCGCTTATGGCGAGGGAGGTATAGTTGTCACCAATAATCCCGAACTTGCTCATAAAATTTTTATGCTGAGAGACTGGGGACAAGAATATAAATATCACCACGTTCTCAAAGGTTACAATTATCGCATGGATGCGATACAGGGGGCTATTTTGCAGGTAAAATTATCCTACTTAGCTCAGTGGACTGAAGCAAGGAAAATACACGCGGCTTTCTATGAGCATCTTTTAGCAAATTCTGATTTAATAACTCCCAAAGTTAAAGATTTTAACAGTCATGTATATCATCTTTATGTAGTACGATCACCTCAAAGAGATCAACTCAAGCAAAGATTACAAGAACAAGAGATTTACACAGGCATTCATTACCCTATGCCGATTCACCGACTACCAGCTTATTTAGATTTAGGATATCAGTTAGGGGATTTTCCTCATTCCGAACAAGCAGCCAGAGAAGTTTTATCACTGCCTATGTATCCAGAATTGACTCCTACACAGATTACTCAAGTAGCTGAAAGCATACAGAAAGTCACGTTTAATAAGTAG
- a CDS encoding acyltransferase — translation MSKSAKGRIAKAVHGLQDLKLDPEHELGLAEHLSHQYSNNALIELYARFAIGDGDFDKLMRRVIWRAVARKFGHSVHIGSGVGFQHLETFEIGNQVFIGSQSYIQGRFDGKCIIGNHVWIGPQSYFDARDLIIEDFVGWGPGAKVLGSTHTGLPINVPIIKTDLEIKPVKIETGADIGMNSVIFPGITIGKGSIVGAGSVVTKDVPPFVIVAGVPARFLRWREGYEPLEHKKNAK, via the coding sequence ATGTCTAAATCAGCTAAAGGTAGAATAGCTAAAGCTGTACATGGTTTGCAAGACCTGAAGCTAGATCCAGAGCATGAACTAGGATTAGCTGAACATTTAAGTCATCAGTATAGCAATAATGCATTAATTGAATTATATGCTCGTTTTGCTATAGGGGATGGAGATTTTGATAAGTTGATGCGAAGAGTCATTTGGCGTGCGGTGGCGCGTAAATTCGGCCATAGCGTTCATATTGGGAGTGGTGTAGGGTTTCAACATTTAGAAACTTTTGAGATTGGAAATCAAGTGTTTATTGGTTCTCAAAGCTATATTCAGGGGAGATTTGATGGCAAATGTATCATTGGCAATCATGTTTGGATTGGACCTCAAAGTTATTTTGATGCTCGTGATCTGATTATTGAAGATTTTGTCGGTTGGGGACCAGGAGCAAAAGTGTTAGGGTCAACTCATACTGGATTACCGATTAATGTTCCTATTATTAAAACAGATTTAGAGATAAAACCCGTGAAAATAGAAACCGGAGCCGATATCGGAATGAATAGCGTTATTTTTCCTGGTATAACCATCGGTAAGGGTAGTATTGTCGGGGCTGGCTCTGTAGTTACAAAAGATGTGCCGCCTTTTGTGATCGTTGCCGGTGTGCCGGCTCGGTTTTTACGTTGGCGCGAAGGATACGAACCATTGGAGCATAAAAAAAATGCCAAATAG
- a CDS encoding NAD-dependent epimerase/dehydratase family protein, whose product MPNSRVLITGGAGFIGTHLAERLSQYTEVVLFDSFRRNSLSLIPSLKEHPKIKVISGDVLDPSSIRLALDGVDTVIHLAAIAGVSSYYQESLQTLRVNILGTSNLLEAAAKQKIKMFVHFSTSEIYGSNALWVDEESPYIIGSVSDRRWVYATSKLAGENFSLRYAEAFDFACTTVRPFNIYGPRQVGEGAISNFCRAISSGQPMKIYGDGSAIRAWCYISDLVDAVEMILKIPDAAGQAFNIGNPSAVATTLELAQQMAKIIPEATFKYEQVKRSEIKARIPSINKAQQLLGYEPKIGLETGLRRTFEWFKQQQEKRL is encoded by the coding sequence ATGCCAAATAGTCGAGTATTAATTACGGGGGGTGCAGGATTTATCGGCACACATTTAGCCGAACGCCTGAGCCAATATACTGAAGTTGTTCTATTTGATAGTTTTCGGCGCAATTCACTCTCGCTTATTCCTTCATTGAAAGAACATCCAAAGATCAAAGTTATATCAGGTGATGTACTCGATCCTTCTTCAATTCGTTTAGCACTAGATGGGGTAGATACCGTTATTCATCTTGCGGCTATCGCTGGTGTATCAAGTTATTATCAGGAATCACTGCAAACATTGCGGGTCAATATTCTTGGTACCTCTAACCTGCTCGAAGCGGCAGCCAAACAAAAGATCAAAATGTTTGTTCACTTTTCTACCAGTGAAATATATGGGTCTAATGCACTATGGGTTGATGAAGAATCACCCTACATAATTGGGTCTGTATCAGATAGACGGTGGGTTTATGCCACCAGTAAACTCGCTGGCGAGAATTTTAGTTTGCGATATGCCGAGGCCTTTGATTTCGCCTGTACAACGGTTAGACCATTTAACATCTACGGGCCAAGACAAGTAGGAGAAGGTGCCATCAGCAATTTTTGCCGCGCAATCTCGAGTGGCCAACCGATGAAAATTTATGGAGACGGCTCTGCGATACGCGCATGGTGCTATATATCTGATCTAGTTGATGCAGTAGAAATGATTCTAAAAATCCCCGATGCTGCTGGGCAAGCATTTAATATTGGCAATCCATCAGCAGTAGCAACCACCTTAGAATTAGCCCAACAAATGGCGAAAATTATACCAGAAGCAACGTTTAAATATGAACAGGTGAAACGCTCTGAAATTAAAGCACGTATTCCTTCGATCAACAAAGCTCAACAGTTATTAGGATACGAACCTAAAATCGGTCTTGAAACAGGATTACGTCGAACATTTGAATGGTTCAAGCAACAACAAGAGAAACGATTATGA
- a CDS encoding nucleotide sugar dehydrogenase, which produces MKITVIGAGKMGLPLACQFANQGASVIVCDIRTDIVETINKGICPIDEPGIPDLLSYAVANGTLRASTDTTAAVAESQVIVVIVPVLLTPDRDADLSIIESVSWQIAKGLKPGAMVSYETTLPIGGTRRLLPILESTGLKAGEDFHLVFSPERVKSQLVLKHLTQTPKIVGGINPKAAASAEAFYQQYLDAPVINVGTLEAAEMVKLAGMIYRDVNIALANELEHYANEVGINFHEVIRAANTDGEALLLFPGIGVGGHCTPVYPYFLLRDSQRRGLSGTLAEQARQINESQPAVILTRLECRWESLQGHTTLILGLGFRPQVKEHIFSPAFQLRDELTKRGAKKVYIHDPLYTDDEIREQGFVPCQLTDLELPEVLILNTSHSVYYELNFQELAKKGVKVIVDGRALWDANKIRSAGLVYIGIGRP; this is translated from the coding sequence ATGAAAATTACCGTTATTGGAGCAGGCAAGATGGGTTTACCATTAGCCTGTCAATTTGCTAACCAAGGAGCATCAGTAATTGTCTGCGATATTAGAACAGATATTGTTGAGACAATTAATAAAGGCATTTGTCCCATTGATGAACCCGGTATCCCAGATCTGTTAAGCTACGCTGTAGCCAATGGAACTTTACGAGCATCCACTGATACCACAGCCGCCGTCGCTGAGAGTCAAGTCATTGTTGTTATCGTCCCGGTTCTGCTAACACCTGATCGCGATGCTGATTTATCCATTATTGAGTCCGTCTCTTGGCAAATCGCTAAAGGACTCAAGCCGGGTGCAATGGTGTCTTATGAAACGACCTTACCGATTGGTGGTACTCGTCGCTTACTGCCTATACTGGAAAGCACTGGTCTAAAAGCCGGTGAAGATTTTCATTTAGTGTTTTCGCCAGAAAGAGTCAAGAGTCAGTTAGTTTTAAAACACTTAACACAAACCCCCAAGATTGTTGGAGGTATTAACCCCAAGGCGGCTGCATCGGCAGAAGCTTTTTATCAGCAATATCTTGACGCACCTGTTATTAATGTTGGGACTCTCGAAGCGGCTGAAATGGTTAAGCTGGCAGGAATGATTTATCGTGATGTTAATATTGCTCTTGCTAATGAACTTGAACATTATGCAAACGAAGTCGGTATAAATTTTCATGAGGTTATCCGCGCCGCTAATACAGATGGAGAAGCTTTGTTGCTATTTCCGGGTATTGGAGTTGGTGGACATTGCACACCTGTCTATCCTTATTTTTTATTGCGTGATAGTCAACGTCGAGGTCTTTCTGGTACGCTGGCCGAACAAGCACGTCAGATTAACGAATCTCAACCTGCTGTGATTCTGACTCGCTTGGAATGCCGGTGGGAATCGTTACAGGGTCACACAACTTTAATTTTAGGATTAGGATTTCGACCCCAGGTAAAAGAGCATATTTTTTCTCCTGCCTTTCAATTACGGGATGAACTGACCAAACGAGGCGCAAAAAAAGTCTATATTCATGATCCCCTGTACACCGATGATGAGATACGGGAGCAGGGTTTTGTCCCTTGTCAACTAACCGACCTCGAATTGCCAGAAGTTCTAATTTTAAACACCTCTCACTCGGTCTACTATGAACTAAACTTTCAAGAGCTTGCTAAAAAAGGTGTTAAAGTAATCGTGGATGGCCGGGCTTTGTGGGATGCTAACAAGATTCGCAGCGCAGGGTTAGTTTATATTGGGATAGGTAGGCCATGA